Proteins encoded in a region of the Anopheles aquasalis chromosome 2, idAnoAquaMG_Q_19, whole genome shotgun sequence genome:
- the LOC126568928 gene encoding glia-derived nexin-like, translating to MASGNRNRWTSGLLYATTVCVLLHTGNCNPQQQGIRFLNGDEFFNPINSQSAFFPVRNIFPNAASDALKSRVGLSDDIQFPTQVSGQPQYGQESQNQQLSGSAQRVQLQPFRQQTDRPNGDGSPGALKFAWSMLKAVVLPQGGNSVICPILPQTLLASLSDVASPQARSELQSTLFASPDELRPLIQTQLKAVNRSSENLLDYAMTYIMGKDLTINRELREKAMQDGVEFQNVDFRNPQAAAATANQWVSTKTRGIIREIFSPLSVDSSTRLVMASVIYFKGKWKYQFTQTKKEPFYARPGQSPVQVPMMYQFNKFRTNEIALPGGGGIRWLELPYEGTNGLSMIVLLPQTPHQLEQSINQMGEANLNALMDDINVPRAVTKVHLRLPRFEVYSSVSLVPTLKNQGLREIFQSNQALRALSNEPLVVDDVTQRTYISVDEVGTTATSAAALSFVALSAAPPPVIINFTVDQPFVAMIVDKINRYPMFVAKVESPA from the exons ATGGCGTCGGGCAATCGTAATCGGTGGACCAGTGGTTTATTGTACG CTACCACCGTATGTGTACTACTGCATACTGGAAATTGTAACCCACAGCAGCAAGGGATCCGTTTCCTTAACGGTGATGAATTCTTCAACCCCATAAATTCCCAAAGTGCATTCTTCCCAGTGCGAAACATTTTCCCCAATGCAGCCTCCGATGCATTGAAATCACGTGTTGGATTGTCGGATGATATACAATTCCCGACACAGGTCTCAGGCCAGCCTCAATATGGACAAGAATCGCAAAACCAACAATTATCGGGTTCTGCGCAACGGGTACAGCTCCAACCATTCCGGCAACAAACGGACAGACCGAACGGCGACGGCAGTCCTGGAGCATTGAAATTCGCCTGGAGTATGCTGAAG gCAGTCGTGTTGCCGCAAGGCGGAAACAGCGTTATTTGTCCAATCTTACCTCAGACTTTGCTGGCTAGCCTTAGTGACGTGGCCAGCCCGCAAGCTAGAAGCGAGCTGCAGTCTACGCTTTTCGCCTCACCGGATGAACTGAGACCACTGATTCAAACGCAGTTAAAAGCAGTTAACCGTTCCTCGGAGAATCTGTTGGACTACGCCATGACCTACATCATGGGCAAAGACTTGACTATTAACAGAGAGTTACGCGAGAAAGCCATGCAAGATGGAGTGGAATTCCAGAACGTGGACTTCCGTAATCCgcaggctgctgccgctactgccaATCAGTGGGTGTCGACCAAAACCCGTGGAATCATTCGGGAAATTTTCTCTCCTC TATCGGTGGACAGTTCCACTCGTCTTGTGATGGCCAGCGTTATCTACTTCAAGGGCAAGTGGAAGTATCAGTTTACACAGACCAAAAAGGAACCATTCTATGCACGTCCTGGCCAGTCTCCCGTGCAGGTGCCAATGATGTATCAGTTTAACAAATTCCGAACCAACGAGATCGCTTTgccgggcggtggcggtaTACGGTGGCTGGAGCTTCCTTACGAGGGTACTAATGGACTGTCGATGATTGTGCTGCTTCCTCAAACACCGCACCAGCTGGAACAATCCATTAACCAGATGGGAGAAGCAAACCTGAACGCACTCATGGACGACATTAACGTACCACGTGCAGTCACCAAGGTTCATTTGCGATTGCCCCGTTTTGAGGTGTACAGTAGCGTTTCCTTGGTTCCTACTCTCAAGAACCAGGGCCTTAGAGAGATCTTCCAGAGTAACCAGGCCTTACGAGCGCTATCCAATGAGCCGCTGGTAGTGGATGATGTGACACAACGTACGTACATTTCGGTTGACGAAGTAGGTACCACCGCGACATCAGCTGCCGCGCTGTCCTTTGTCGCTCTCAGCgcagcgccaccgccagtgaTAATCAACTTCACCGTCGACCAACCATTCGTCGCGATGATTGTCGATAAGATCAACAGGTATCCTATGTTTGTGGCCAAGGTTGAATCACCGGCCTAA
- the LOC126568927 gene encoding leukocyte elastase inhibitor-like: protein MMLQALGLFAFTTVALCQSYAYTGTISLTQDEFCHFNNISHSQCDKQFDSYLSKNPYLKKCSASSPTYSNRCPSNDEFGTTSTTTNNDVLSSNAVEEATESITLPDIQNHAGDEDIEIPPATDVSYSRKIMDFSLRLFQTAFPKGSPDNYILSPVMVQTLLSYLNDGASQATRQEMKTILQLSTNDLKEIRSVFQPKSEEQPKYKLDVASQIFKSPLIELLPGFQDSLNRNKVPMQEMDFTNPRIAANEINHWVNITTREKITSIIDERSLDPATQLMLLNAIYFNGTWLYSFNNTVRDTFHLGGNKQHPCNMMTLSQKLRYGYTGPNEDDQKLLWVELPYNGDEMSMILLLPARRFKLDEELLNFKVSDLENILAEIERNNKGKIKVKLPVFKAESEVSLVKPLQQMGLRSVFGDGKPFAKLSNTNVKISNVKQKSFLSVNERGTTATSVTVATIIPLSLPRNVEFIANQPFASIIIDKKSKIPLFIARISKPERLK from the exons atgatgctTCAAGCATTAGGCCTTTTCG CTTTTACCACCGTAGCGTTGTGTCAAAGTTACGCATACACCGGAACCATCAGTTTAACTCAAGATGAGTTTTGTCATTTCAACAATATCTCACACAGTCAATGTGATAAACAGTTTGATTCCTATTTGAGCAAAAACCCGTATTTGAAGAAATGTTCTGCTAGCAGTCCAACCTATTCAAATCGATGTCCATCGAACGACGAATTTGGAACTACTAGTACGACCACCAATAACGATGTACTGTCGTCAAACGCCGTTGAAGAAGCCACGGAATCGATCACTCTTCCGGACATACAAAATCATGCGGGTGATGAAGACATCGAAATTCCCCCGGCGACCGATGTTTCATACAGCAGAAAAATCATGGACTTTTCGCTCCGACTGTTTCAAACAGCCTTCCCCAAAGGCAGTCCTGATAACTACATACTGAGCCCGGTCATGGTGCAGACACTTCTGTCCTACCTGAACGATGGTGCATCGCAGGCAACACGCcaggaaatgaaaaccattCTTCAGCTCAGCACGAATGATCTCAAAGAGATACGGAGCGTTTTCCAACCGAAATCTGAAGAGCAACCAAAGTACAAGCTTGATGTTGCTTCGCAGATTTTCAAATCGCCTCTGATTGAGCTCTTGCCCGGGTTTCAGGATTCGCTGAACCGAAACAAAGTGCCAATGCAAGAAATGGATTTTACCAATCCACGTATCGCTGCGAACGAAATCAACCACTGGGTCAACATAACTACGCGCGAGAAAATTACTTCAATTATTGATGAAC GTTCTTTGGATCCGGCTACCCAGCTTATGCTGCTGAATGCTATCTACTTCAACGGAACATGGTTGTACAGTTTCAATAATACAGTACGCGATACCTTCCATTTAGGAGGAAATAAGCAACATCCGTGCAATATGATGACACTCTCGCAAAAGCTCCGTTACGGCTACACGGGTCCTAACGAAGACGATCAAAAGCTGTTGTGGGTCGAGCTCCCATACAACGGCGATGAGATGTCCATGATTCTGCTGCTCCCTGCTAGACGCTTCAAACTGGATGAAGAGCTGCTAAATTTCAAAGTAAGTGATTTGGAAAACATACTCGCAGAGATCGAAAGGAACAACAAGGGGAAAATTAAGGTCAAGCTACCAGTTTTCAAAGCTGAAAGTGAGGTTTCGCTTGTTAAACCACTGCAACAG ATGGGCTTGCGAAGTGTGTTTGGCGACGGAAAACCATTCGCCAAATTATCCAACACGAATGTAAAGATTTCAAATGTCAAACAAAAGTCGTTTTTATCAGTCAACGAACGCGGAACGACTGCAACAAGCGTTACGGTGGCAACTATTATTCCACTCAGCCTTCCTCGGAACGTGGAGTTTATTGCTAATCAACCGTTCGCTTCTATCATCATTGATAAAAAGTCAAAAATACCCTTGTTCATCGCTAGAATTAGTAAGCCTGAAAGACTAAAATAG